In Pyrus communis chromosome 1, drPyrComm1.1, whole genome shotgun sequence, the following are encoded in one genomic region:
- the LOC137719750 gene encoding uncharacterized protein — MLLQRISNSHVAVQQSLQAACTICSMTTHDFSNCPHKAAYPEFAAEQVNAFNNFQRPRNDPYSNFYNPGWRDHPNLKWDRDEHAKPQFQQQVQQPAAPKATWEIAIEKLAITTNARFEQTNQEIQNMHATMKNMEQQIGQIVLQVSERAPGTFPSQTVPNPRGREECNAIRTLWSGKSYDNRHENCAGNSQAAPQPQIDSGNVEKSNIFVDSTDSANSGQPQDISENIAEATTKTAERVYVPLMPYPERLRPKAKDQQLTDFMKTLVKVQINLPLIDAIKNIPSYAKFFKDVCTKKKKLLDSEKVILTEQCSAVLLHKLPPKKKDPGSFTISCTIGNCDFSSALIDLGASVNLMPYSVFKRLGEGELKPTSSIIQLADRSITYPRGVIEDVIVKVDNLYLPADFMVLDMDEDLTTPIILGRPFLAIARTLIDVEAGTLTFRVEDQTVVFRLFEATTHPCDKQECMRVDALDGLPRAKFVTRSSIDNLPIKTQNVIRECDSKAQQHKVQLLEVQKSKTDPSNQMDQKHQNVKSKNKKLHGSPSYQKIQPENKVWLLSSNFKSIPGRQESRWKGPYMVKQVFHNGNVDIEKEGKGCVLKVKKYLLKPCIGKFGTSESLTLKEPVI, encoded by the coding sequence ATGTTGTTACAAAGAATTTCTAATTCACATGTTGCTGTACAGCAGTCATTACAAGCTGCCTGCACCATTTGCAGCATGACAACTCATGATTTTTCTAACTGTCCACATAAAGCTGCTTATCCGGAGTTTGCAGCGGAACAAGTTAATgcatttaataattttcaacGTCCCCGAAATGACCCCTATTCAAATTTCTACAACCctggttggagagatcatccaaatttgaAGTGGGATAGAGATGAACATGCAAAGCCACAATTTCAACAACAGGTACAGCAACCTGCTGCACCGAAGGCTACTTGGGAGATTGCAATTGAAAAATTAGCAATTACTACAAATGCAAGATTTGAACAGACCAATCAAGAAATCcaaaacatgcatgcaacaatgaaaaatatggaacaacaaattgggcagattgttTTGCAAGTTTCAGAAAGAGCACCCGGTACATTTCCTAGTCAAACAGTACCTAATCCAAGAGGACGAGAAGAATGCAATGCTATACGGACTTTATGGTCTGGCAAAAGTTATGACAACAGACATGAAAATTGTGCTGGAAATTCACAGGCAGCACCACAACCACAAATAGATTCGGGAAATGTTgaaaaatctaatatttttgtagATTCTACAGATTCTGCAAATTCAGGGCAGCCACAAGACATTTCCGAAAATATTGCAGAAGCTACCACAAAAACTGCAGAACGTGTTTATGTGCCTCTAATGCCTTATCCTGAAAGGTTGAGGCCTAAAGCTAAAGATCAACAGTTGACAGATTTTATGAAGACTTTGGTTAAAGTTCAGATTAATCTACCATTAATTGATGCAATTAAGAACATTCCATCTTATGCCAAGTTTTTTAAAGACGTTtgcacaaagaaaaagaagcttCTGGATTCCGAAAAAGTGATTCTAACAGAACAGTGCAGTGCGGTCTTATTACATAAATTGCCTCCAAAGAAGAAAGACCCAGGGAGTTTTACTATCTCTTGCACCATTGGAAATTGTGATTTTAGTAGTGCTTTAATTGACTTAGGTGCTAGTGtaaacttaatgccttattctgtTTTTAAACGTTTAGGTGAAGGAGAGCTGAAGCCAACCTCCAGCATTattcaattggctgatcgttcaaTTACCTACCCTAGAGGAGTCATTGAAGATGTTATTGTTAAGGTTGACAATCTATATTTACCAGCTgattttatggtgttggacatGGATGAGGATTTGACAACACCCATCATTTTGGGCCGCCCATTCCTGGCTATAGCCCGGACTCTTATTGATGTTGAAGCCGGAACTCTAACATTCCGGGTTGAAGATCAAACGGTTGTTTTTAGGTTGTTTGAAGCTACCACACATCCATGTGATAAACAAGAATGCATGCGTGTTGATGCATTAGATGGTTTGCctcgtgccaaatttgtgaccAGATCATCAATTGACAATCTGCCCATAAAGACTCAAAATGTGATTCGTGAGTGTGATAGTAAAGCACAGCAACACAAAGTTCAATTGCTTGAAGTGCAAAAATCAAAAACAGATCCGAGCAACCAGATGGACCAAAAACACCAAAATGTCAAGAGCAAGAATAAAAAGTTGCATGGTAGTCCAAGTTATCAAAAAATACAGCCTGAAAACAAAGTATGGTTGTTAAGTTCAAATTTCAAGTCAATTCCAGGGAGACAAGAGTCTCGGTGGAAGGGCCCTTATATGGTGAAGCAGGTTTTTCATAACGGTAACGTGGACATTGAAAAAGAGGGCAAGGGTTGTGTGCTCAAGGTCAAGAAGTATTTACTTAAACCATGCATTGGGAAATTTGGTACAAGTGAGTCACTGACTCTAAAGGAACCAGTGATCTGA